The window ATACGGCTTGAGGCTTGCTTGGAACCCGGACAAGCAAATTCCTCATGTTATAGGAGTTGCATTTTTGGCATTGTTGACGATGAAGTTCCATTGAGAATCTCCCTCGCGAAGCCGGTTTTACACGTCTTATATCTCTAAAATCACTCAATAGAGGCCGATGATCTTCCACCACCACCAACCCGCCGTAAAGGTCAAAACAATCCCGATAATGGTGCCAATCAGACCCGGCCTCAGCATGTCCTTCACGCTTATTTCGCCGGTACTGAAGGCCAGTGCATTCGGAGGCGTTGAAATCGGCAGTGACATGGCCAAGGAGCAGGAGAAGGCGACCCCGACCAATACTGGTGAAACTTGGCTAAGCCCCATGCCCATGACAATCGGCATTATCAAGTTAGCCGTTGCCGTATTGCTCATCAAGGTTGACATGAAGCAAGAAACCACGCCCAGCACCACCGCCAGCATAAAGAAGCTTCCCTGATCCACGGGCAACCGCGCCACAAGCCAATTGGAAAGCCCCCCCGCGCTGATGATCTCGCCCAGGCACAAGCCTCCGCCCATGATCAACAATACATCCCAGGACAGAGCCCGAAGATCGTTGATTTTGAGGAACCCCACGCCGAAAAACAACAGCACTGGAATCAAGGCGACCGTTCCGGAAGATAACTTATGAATAGGTTCGGTGATCCACAGGGCCACCGTGACCAAAGAGATCGCAATAACGAGCTTGGCCCGCCGCGAATAGACGGTTTTCAGGGGTTTGAATTCCTGAACAATACCCTTGCTCGTTCCCCGAAAAAAGAACATGATGACAAACCACATTATGACCAGCATGCCAATCACACTGGGAACTCCGAGAATCATCCACTTGAGAAAACTCGGCGCGATACCGGCTTTCTGCATATATTGAATCGCGATGGCGTTTGG is drawn from Candidatus Eisenbacteria bacterium and contains these coding sequences:
- a CDS encoding SLC13 family permease — protein: MNGMPKYLNRILALVVVIVFYFCGVFEVFSGWGMSKPVQVSFVILLIGATLWITEAIPLFVTSLLILFLGKTWLLGVLREGGVKISETVFLGPFFSNIILLFLGGFVISSALHRYKIDEDLARRIITKTGNSIPMMIAGIMGITAFLSMWLSNTATAAMMLALCIPIINSLPADDRYRKAILLSIPFSANIGGMGTPIGTPPNAIAIQYMQKAGIAPSFLKWMILGVPSVIGMLVIMWFVIMFFFRGTSKGIVQEFKPLKTVYSRRAKLVIAISLVTVALWITEPIHKLSSGTVALIPVLLFFGVGFLKINDLRALSWDVLLIMGGGLCLGEIISAGGLSNWLVARLPVDQGSFFMLAVVLGVVSCFMSTLMSNTATANLIMPIVMGMGLSQVSPVLVGVAFSCSLAMSLPISTPPNALAFSTGEISVKDMLRPGLIGTIIGIVLTFTAGWWWWKIIGLY